The window GATGGGATCATGATCGCACATCTTTATGTTCCATCGCTTGAAAAATCAGTAAATACTCCATCTACTTTATCAAAATCCATTGTTACTGATGTACTCAGAAATGATCTCGGTTTCAAGGGTTTGATCGTTACTGATGCCCTCGATATGAAGGGTGTTACACAGAATAACCAGCCCGGAGAAATAGCGGTAAAAGCTTTAGTTGCAGGAAATGACATCCTTTTACTTAGCGCTGATGTACCGGAAGCTGTCAGGCAAATTAGGGCAGCCATCGGGCTTGGCGTACTTTCCGAGGATCTGATCCGTGAGCGCTGCCGGCGCGTGCTCAGCTATAAGTACAAAGCCGGACTAAGTGCAGTTAAACCTGTCATTACCACAGGGTTATATGGCAGATTGAATACCCCCGCGGCGGAACTGTTAAACCGGAAATTATTTGAAGAAGCTGTCACGATTGTAAGGAATAATTATGATCTCATACCACTCTCTCACCTGGATACCCTGAGAATCGCTTCGGTTTCGACAGGATATGACAAAACCACCCCGTTCCAGGACCGGCTGGCCTGCTTTGCCCCGATCAGTGCCTTTTCCCTTAAAAAAGAACCTTCCGACACTGCTATAGCTATATTAAAGGAGGAATTAGAGCCATTCAACCTGGTTATCATTTCAGTGCAAAACACCAGCATCTGGGGAGGAAGCACGTATGGTATTTCCGGCCAGGTTTTAAAGTTCATCGGTGAAGTGAGTAAAAATAAAAAAGTTATCCTTGACTTATTTGCTTCACCCTATTCCCTCCGGCTTCTCGACAAATTTCCTCAGGCAGAGGCTATCGTCCTCTCCTACCAGGACCATCCAATCATGCAGGATATCTCAGCACAGGTTATTTTCGGAGGAATACCGGCTATTGGAAAACTGCCCGTTACTGCCGGCACATCATTCCCTTTCGGAACCAGTTTTAAAACTGAGGCAATAAGGTTAAAATATACAATTCCGGAAGAACTGGGCATAGACAGAAAATACCTATCACCGATCGATTCCATCATCAGGGAGAGCATATTAAAAGGAGTTTTCCCGGGTTGCCAGGTATGGGCTGCTAAAGACGGGAAGGTATTTTATATGGAATCTTATGGTTATCATACTTATGATAAAGATATACCGGTAAATAACTCTGACCTTTATGATCTGGCTTCATTGACCAAAATCGCTGCTTCAACCCTCTCCATCATGCGGATGACCGATGAAAAGAAGCTCGATATCGACCGGCAACTTCAGGATTATCTGCCTTATTTGAAGAATACTAACAAAGGCGGTATCATTCTTCGTCCTATGATGGCCCACCAGGCCAGATTTAAACCCTGGATCCCATTTTATAAATATACGATAAAGGGTGACAAATTAGACTCTGCCTTGTATCGAAATGAGATCTCAGAGGGTTTTCCGGTCAGGGTTGCCGAAAATCTTTATATCCTGAAGAATTATAGTGATGTCATATTCGACAGCATCATTTCCTCCCCTCTTCTAAAAACCAATGCCTATAAGTATAGCGACCTGGGGTTTTACTTCATACCAAAGATTTTAGAAAGCCTGGTTAATGAACCTTTCGAAGAATATGTAGCCGGCACGTTTTATAGCCCGCTGGGCTTATCGACAATGGGATTCCTGCCGCGCAAGCAGTTTCCGCTTAACCGTATTGCACCGACCGAAA is drawn from Bacteroidales bacterium and contains these coding sequences:
- a CDS encoding serine hydrolase → MNKKSGIIRIFLLLILLVQQFPAGGQINTIQPGNPGDRWVDSVMISLTIDEMIGQLLVVRANIPGQDYFDIIDQYIKNYNIGGVTFFGGHPALQARRTNHWQSLAKTPLFISIDGEWGPAMRLDSIMAFPYQMTLGAISNDSLIYQMGLEVARQCKQIGVQINFAPVVDINSNPDNPVIHMRSFGENKEDVACKGLMYCKGMQDGGLIVTAKHFPGHGDTGSDSHYTLPVIPHSRQRLDSVEFYPYRQLIGAGLDGIMIAHLYVPSLEKSVNTPSTLSKSIVTDVLRNDLGFKGLIVTDALDMKGVTQNNQPGEIAVKALVAGNDILLLSADVPEAVRQIRAAIGLGVLSEDLIRERCRRVLSYKYKAGLSAVKPVITTGLYGRLNTPAAELLNRKLFEEAVTIVRNNYDLIPLSHLDTLRIASVSTGYDKTTPFQDRLACFAPISAFSLKKEPSDTAIAILKEELEPFNLVIISVQNTSIWGGSTYGISGQVLKFIGEVSKNKKVILDLFASPYSLRLLDKFPQAEAIVLSYQDHPIMQDISAQVIFGGIPAIGKLPVTAGTSFPFGTSFKTEAIRLKYTIPEELGIDRKYLSPIDSIIRESILKGVFPGCQVWAAKDGKVFYMESYGYHTYDKDIPVNNSDLYDLASLTKIAASTLSIMRMTDEKKLDIDRQLQDYLPYLKNTNKGGIILRPMMAHQARFKPWIPFYKYTIKGDKLDSALYRNEISEGFPVRVAENLYILKNYSDVIFDSIISSPLLKTNAYKYSDLGFYFIPKILESLVNEPFEEYVAGTFYSPLGLSTMGFLPRKQFPLNRIAPTENDKIFRGQLIHGDVHDPGAAMLGGVSGHAGLFSDANDLGIIGQMLLQGGIYGSERYFQAETIKEFTERQFPLNDNRRGIGFDKPLPEYSNEGHACKSASSASFGHTGFTGTYFWVDPENGLVFVFLSNRVCPDADNNKLSGMNIRPKIHQLFYDAIEKSTTFAH